CCTATACACGccctctatttttttaactttgtttCCGTAATAGTAATATAGTCATATATAAGGTTGTCTGTAAGAGATCCTTCCTAACGATAAGGTCGCCTGTTGTGCATGTGCATTGTTTCTAGTTTATGactatgtttttgtatgtctggagcatggaagtaataagtacctatacctacttacgtaagtacttattactttcaTGGTCTGGAGTTctacctattattaaatttttacctTAGAATAATAAAGACCTCGGCTGTTGCTGTGCTTCAATCAGTATCAATCTTTATATTTATGATGTGGAATTGTCAGTCCAATCAGTCACTTTCTCTAtgatagagaaaagaacactacgttcACTCTATTGCTCTATTACAAAGTCAAGAAATGATGAAGAACATTGAAAAATCAAGCATAAAAATTTTTTAgaactttattttacttatttatttgataacgAACTATGCCGTGTTCACAAAAGAAACGCGAAACTATTATGCCAGTTAAAACTCTTGACGTCATATTTCGGCGTCGTTACGTGCCGAACACACAACACTACTTCACAGATCGGAAGTATGCGAACGCGAATACTGCAAGGGAGTTTTTGCAGCGTGGGAATCATTTTAAAGGGCCAAAATCTTCGAAGCTATTATCCTACATCAAGTATAGTGATAGAAAGGTTAAGGTAACAGCTCGAGAGAGAAGTTCGCTGCCATTGCATTTAAAAGGTAGTTCAAAAATTGCAGCCATGAGAGACTTAACGCAGCGCCTCTTCATCAAGGAACCTCCAGATGAAGTGAAGGCTATTGTTGAAGTCGATCCAGAGTTTTATTCTGTAATAGAAGGCAGACCGCTTCGTAAATTTGATGATATAACGTtatatatgaataaaataagaagTTATGCCATGATTCGACAGCAAATTGGGTATAGAGAAGACTTGGTTCTAAGTATTAGTAAGAGCATTACTGAAGAAAAAGACAGTTATGAAAAACTATGTCAACAGTACAAAAAACaagtaaaacattttcaaAGATTTCTGACTGACGACTATAGAAAATCTACTATGATAGTAGCACACTCTGAGAAAATACACCAACTTTTACTAGACAAAGAAATAGAATATATTAGCTACGTTTCTAAAACGACTATTTTAAGGAATATCCTATTTAAACTTGATGCAATACGAGGTATCCTTAAAACGTATCGttcttttttaatgtttattgcTCCCTTACCCTGGAGGCGCCAAAATGACGAAATATTAATGGCACACGATCGGAACACATCTTTAAAATACGACTCTGGACATTTTGAAACTATAGAGTTAGACGTGCTAGATATAGATAATATGATAGAGTGGGCTACTGCTGAACTAAAAGATCCGcctaagaatataatatattttaatgatcCACAAGAAGTTATAAATATCTTCAGCAACATTCAATTGCAAAGCCGTGAGTACTTAATGATGCTTTGTACAACAGATGGACTTCACCATCAGCTGCAATCGAACATAAAGATTCTCAAACAGGAATTGGAAGataaaattgtaatgtttCAACACTATATCAATGATAAAAACGAATTACTATCAGAACAAGAAGAAATGGAACAATTTCTGCAGTTGAAGTTCTTCCGCATACTATACGGCTTTTTCTACGATACTGTAGCTAGTCCAGAAACtttgaaactaaaattatGCATTGAGTTTGTATACGAACAAGTATTTAAGAAATGTGAAGAGGGGCATCAGAGTTTGCGAGATACGATGAAAGTATTAGAGCTCCTTTATGAAGACTACTGTTTGCGGCTAGACAGTTTAGATTTTAAAACGGTCAAAAAAGCTCAAGCAGAGCTTTACGCACAAGATTTAAAGCTTATGAGGAAAGCCTACAAAGCCGAACGAGAACTTAAAGCTTTTAGGGAAATGACCAATGCATTAAATAAAGCATTTCAGCCACCTGATAAGTATAAACAACCTGAGTATAaaaatctaacacatatgaAGCCGGCACTTGCTCCGGTTAGTAACGAAGCAGATCGGAAAAAATCCAGTAATTTGACCGCGGTGGAACGTGAAAATTTGATACTATTTACAGAGTGGTGTGAAGGTATGGATCCTGAGCCTTATCTAGagcaatataatatgtatgtgaaACCAACTTTTGAAAAGCTATCAGAGGAAAAGTCTTATGTCTGAGATGTATAATATTGATTATTGATTGTTGTAGTCacttcataaaatttattgcCATAGTTATCAGGTGGATTGCTAATTTATAGTTAAAACATtttgattaattatttataattatatagtttttttttcattaagtttttttgtaagatTATAATTACAATCTTTATATAACATTTAGtatatcttttgttttatttttcattaagtattaaattattaattataggtacttacctatacattGTAAATTATAAGATGACCcttatgacagctgtcatgtCCTTACATTGTATTTgtcatttgttatttttcaaGGTAACCCTAGCTAGGCAAACCCTAATAACTCAGCCTAATAAGCATCTGTCAAAATCTGTCATCTGTCTGTATGATCTTGGTTGGTATGATCTTGGTATGATCAAAAGTCACAGGACTCATGCTAAATTTTACAAAGGTACGTTTTACGTTTGCGTATGAAGGTTTCAGCCAGTTTCAGCAGAATCTTATGGCCAGTCATGATCGTTAACAATTTACCTACTCCACTACTCGGGAAGGATGATTCACGCTACACCGTGTCTCGACCCGGCCGGTGTATGAAGTTTGGCACGGCCGAGCCACTGTCAAGCATGAAATTGCATACAAAAGGGCACGGCCCGGTCAAGACACGTTGTAGCGTGAAACATACTATATTGCCCATAGAGACGATGGAAAAAGTCCTAAGATGTCCCCGTTTGTGaaacttgaaatgtttttatttttataaaattacttaggtacgcATAGAAAAAATCTGAGATATTTTAGGATGATACGGAGGGAATAAAGAGCgttgttgattttttttcggACTGAGAACCttctccttttttcgaagtctgttaaaaaatatagaacaATACGGAATCTGGATGTGTCAAAAAGACACTGAGATCATAGATAATACTTGTCTCCGACAATCATCTCATAGAAATAtcaattttatgtaatttatttaaatggcGTGTTTAAAAGAGAAACATAAACCCATGATGCCTGTGCGGATTCTGGACATGATATCTAGACGGCGGTATTTACCAAACACTCAATACTACTACACAAATAGAGAACACGCTTTTAAAGATAAGGATTATGTGGCGTCCAGTGTTGCACCTGGTCGGCCATTTGGAGTTCATAGGTCCGAGAAAATATTATCTTACATTCAATATAGCGACAGGAAAGAAAAGGAGATGGCAATAAGGGGGCGAACGAaaccattaaaattaaaagagaATATTAAAACTGCAGAAATAAGGGACCTCTCTGTGAGACTATATGTACAGGATCCTCCAGATGATGTGAAGACAGTGAATCAAATCCATCCAGAATTTTACACCGTAATTGAAGGAAGGCCACTGCGTCGCTTTGACGACATTAAAGTATACATGAAAAATATTAGAGATCACATGATGACACGGCAACAAATAGGATATCAACGAGATTTAATAGAAAGGATTAATAAGAATATTGCAGAAGAAtctgaaaaatataacaaaattcTGCTTAAGTACAAAAATCATGTTAAAAACTTTCAACGGTTTCTAACAGaagactatgaaaaagccgTATTTAAAGCAGAGTTAGCTGCAGATGTTCATGAGAAAATGTTAAAGATGGAGTTGGAATTTTTTGACTGTGCAGCAGAAACCACCATACATAGTAATATCATTTTTAAACTTGAAGCTACACgaaataatttgaaaatgtATCGTAAATTTTTAATGCATGTGGCTCCTTTACCATGGCGACGAGAAAATGATTTACTAGGTAAAATGCATTCTCTACAATTTTTCGaagaaaaatatgaaacagATGAGTACGAGATTAGCATGGATGTTGATAAAACTATAGAAATGGCGGCGAAAGAGTTAGAAAATCCACCGCCTAATACCTTGTATTTTAAAGATCCCATACAAATGATGGATTTATTTGAAGCTATGGAACAACAGAGTGGTGACTACCTGACAATGCTTGCTCAGACTGACTCACTAAATCGTCGATTGCAATCTGCAATAAAGTGCCTTAAGAATGATACCGAAACAGAGTTGGAGAATTTTAAATACTACATAGACCAATTAAACTGTGAAATATCAAGTAAAGAGAAACTCGAACAGTTTTTAGAGAACAAATTTTATCGTATAATAAATGGTCTATTTTATGAGTGTGTAGCCGGCGAGGAGACACTTAAACTCAAGATTTGTATAGAATACGTTTATGATCAAGTATTTGGTCACTACGATGAAGGTCACACCAATTTGTATGAGCCAATGAGGTTGATAGAACTTAAATACGAAGAATATCGTATGGCTATGGATTGTATCGatataaaatctataaaaaaagcTGAAAAGAAGGCTTTTTCTCAGGatgcaaaaaatatgaaaaacgcTCATAATGCTCAAAAAGAGCTGAGACTGTTCAATCGAATGAGAGAAACCCTGTCAAAGGCTTTCCAACCGCCAGCTCAGTATATGCGCCCAACTTTTGATAAGCTTGATAAAAGAAGTACTCTAAAGAAACACCGTAATGTTAAGCGTACCAATGAAGATTCAAGTAAAATGACGGAGGCCGATCGTGAGGGTTTGCGACTGTTCACTAGCTGGTGTGAGGGCCTGGACCCCGAGCCCTTCCTCGAACAATACCGACGGTGTGTGGAACCAATGTTCACTGACGGTAACCAGACACCAAGTCAGACAAAAAGTAAAAGCATAGATTCAGATGATGATTACTGTAACTACCGtttgttttaatattcattttaaGTTAGTATTATTGCTCAGCAGTGTCTTCGTTTATTTGATCTTTTGTTAGtctattagttttttttttaagttgcaCTAAAgtcgttttattttttatgtgtaCAATATCGGTTACCTACCCAGAAAGTTACTGAGGATATTAGGtgattatatattatatccaaATATCTGACCAAGATCTGACCTAACTTTGTGCCCATAGTGATTGATTAAGTTAGAAAATACTTAGTAAATCTAGATGGTCTGTTTGTTAACCTTTGTGCACATATGCAACAAATATTCAATGTTTTTTCCTTAatgtgtataaaatataaatcccaagattaaaaacatttctttcatttgtattatttgaaaTAGCTTGTCCATAGTTGATTTGACTCTCTGTGATAACAATGGGTGAAAAAGTTCAGAAAGACTCACTTGATATTCAAATTCCACTGCCAAGAAAATATTCCAAAAAGGGTATTGGTAATTTTAAACGGAATACTGCAACACAATACTATACCAAGTTTAGTAATAGTGCAACAAACCCACCAGTAAGTGGCGAGTTACACAAGTACACATTTCCTTCCACTATACGAATCAAAGCGAAGATGATAACTAGGGGAGAGCTAACTAGCTTTCATAGTAGATTTCTGAAGCAAGTAGATGGGCGAGTGGTCAAGTGTCAGGCTAGCATACCGCTGCGTAACAGATACAAGCTGGAGGGTGCGGGTTGGCGGCAGCGGAGGAGCATGGAGGCAGTGGAAGACAAGGTCCAGACCATCCTACACTTGGACCCTGACTTCTATCGAGCTGTCGACGGCCGCCCCATCACCTCTCGCGCCCCTATGTTCAACACAATAAGGCATATCTACGATAACATATTACGCATCAAGCAACAAATCGCATACCGCCAGGACTGCATCTTGAATATAGACGAAAATCACAAAAGAGAAGTGGAAAAATACAAGGCTAGCTGCAAGCGATGCTCCGACCAGGCCAAGTCTTTCGAAGCTTTCATAGCAGAAGACTACGAAAAGTCCATGAAGTGTCTTAGACTTTGTGAAGAAATGAGAACGAAAGTGGATGAGAAAGATTCAGAGTTGCAGGTTTTGGCTAACAGAAAATTTACTATTACTTCTAGACTGATTGGATTAGAATACAAGTTGCGAGTGCAGCAAAGGTATGGGAGGTTTTTGTACTACCTGTCTCCGCTAAGCTGGCGCGCTCACCACAGGGACTTCGCCAGGTCGTCGGACCTGGCCGGCATGGGCTTCGATCTTGGGGATATAGAGGATGAAGATACATTttccatattattttcaaaactccAGAGGGAATGTGAAGAGGTAGTTAAGCCAGTGTTGTTTTTCTCTGAGCCCCAGGATCTGATACATGTATTCGAGAGGGTCGAGAAGCAGCTCCTCCATCACTTCACGCACGTGGCACACCTGGCCCCCATCACCAAGAAACTCCACACGAATATCAACATTTTCAAAAAGGCATTCATAAGGGACAGCgttaaattacaaaatctGATCAGCGACTCTGAGTCCGACCTAGAATTTCACGAAGAGAGGAGCGCATTTTTGGAAGCAAAATTTTTCAAGATCTTGCACGGAGTATTTTTTGAGAGTGTGGCTTCGACTGATGTTTTGAAATTGCTAGTTAATTTGAGATTTGGCTTCGAGCAGTTGACAGGGGAGGAGCCGATGGCGGTAGAATTGAGGTCAATTTTCAAGTATGTGGAGTTGTTCTACTTGGAGTACTGTATGAAGCTGGAGACTCTGACGGGGCGGTCGGTGAAGGCGGCCATCAGGCAGTGCCTCGAGGAGGATCGGCGCAGGTTCCACCAGGCGGGGGTGGCTGCCCGGGAGCTGCGCCTGTTTGAAAGGATGAAGCAGCAACTGTCTCGGAGCATGGCagcccccgccccgccgcgccccccgccggcCCGTGGCGCCTCGATGGTGACCCCCGCGGCTAGTCGCGCCTCCTCACGACTAGTCTCCATTGGCAGGAACCGGAGTAAAAAATACGTCACTATGAAGGATTCGTCGAATTCGATGGCCTTCTCTGTATCGTCAAATTTGGTTTGATGTAATACtactttaattataatagaattgataatcattattagaatagaatagtatcTACTAGCTTTGTAATCAGCCTACGATGCGTTGCTATaaaaattcatcatcatcatcacagaAAAACTTACACACTCTGCTTAAGACGATCCAACTCATACGTTCAACCCACTTTCCCATTTTTTCATCCATTATAgcatattataatgtttccGAAGATGCCTATTGCCTATGCCCAACTGTGGACGATTATATATGTTATGTTTTAGTGCCTCCGCTGGAGCTAGTGAATTCATAGGAGGGCCAGGGCCTTATAGAGACaggataataaataaatatatggttATATCCAAAACAGACTTTTATTTACGGGGAATTAATATGGAAACATCTATCAATTAATTCCTCGACAAAACACAAATACACAATATACTTATATGCATTAGTTGCAGatacagttaataaaagaaaatcaGTAACAAAATGTACATTTTCTATTCTTACAATTGTTTGGTTTCATGGTATTGACGCATAATTATGggaatttacatatttacactgtaacataaaatatataattaaaattatgtaaaaatattaaatatctgaAGTTGTCGCTTGAAAACTATAAatcatataattatgatgGGTACCATATATATACCAACAAAGCCTTCATTTTAAAGTAAACTGGCAGATACCGAAGGTATCTACCGCGTTGTAAGTGATTACACTTACAACAATTAATCTCTTGAGGGAAGCGTAGATGTGGCacgaatataaattataatgatcgATTTCAGTGATAAATTCAATTCTGTTTCAGTACAAATTGATTTTTCCACAAATGctctttgaaataaatagttaagtgcccgtattttataaatttatgtataatcaAATATGTAATGGCTCTTGCATAAATTATCACGATATAGGTATGAGTGTCTCTTAaaaccttatatatttatttacttagtttgagaaacattattttcataaacaaTTTAGGTACAGGTTTAATTTCTTCGACCTTATCACTGAGAACAATCTCAAATGGAAcaaaaattaatttgatttcCGTTTCAAGGAGTGTAAAAAAACCtaagatattaaaataattattttaaagatagaagatctatttacataatatttacaaataaccATCCGAGAGGGAAACAGTAAAAGCCTCTTTATAAAACATCTAATTAAAAACGTCacatttaaaatgtttgcGAGTAAAACGgccttatttataaaaataacttacaaaTGTAACACACCTCTCGTTGATTATATAATCAATGA
The sequence above is a segment of the Plutella xylostella chromosome 29, ilPluXylo3.1, whole genome shotgun sequence genome. Coding sequences within it:
- the LOC125491024 gene encoding uncharacterized protein LOC125491024, whose amino-acid sequence is MPCSQKKRETIMPVKTLDVIFRRRYVPNTQHYFTDRKYANANTAREFLQRGNHFKGPKSSKLLSYIKYSDRKVKVTARERSSLPLHLKGSSKIAAMRDLTQRLFIKEPPDEVKAIVEVDPEFYSVIEGRPLRKFDDITLYMNKIRSYAMIRQQIGYREDLVLSISKSITEEKDSYEKLCQQYKKQVKHFQRFLTDDYRKSTMIVAHSEKIHQLLLDKEIEYISYVSKTTILRNILFKLDAIRGILKTYRSFLMFIAPLPWRRQNDEILMAHDRNTSLKYDSGHFETIELDVLDIDNMIEWATAELKDPPKNIIYFNDPQEVINIFSNIQLQSREYLMMLCTTDGLHHQLQSNIKILKQELEDKIVMFQHYINDKNELLSEQEEMEQFLQLKFFRILYGFFYDTVASPETLKLKLCIEFVYEQVFKKCEEGHQSLRDTMKVLELLYEDYCLRLDSLDFKTVKKAQAELYAQDLKLMRKAYKAERELKAFREMTNALNKAFQPPDKYKQPEYKNLTHMKPALAPVSNEADRKKSSNLTAVERENLILFTEWCEGMDPEPYLEQYNMYVKPTFEKLSEEKSYV
- the LOC125491023 gene encoding uncharacterized protein LOC125491023; this encodes MACLKEKHKPMMPVRILDMISRRRYLPNTQYYYTNREHAFKDKDYVASSVAPGRPFGVHRSEKILSYIQYSDRKEKEMAIRGRTKPLKLKENIKTAEIRDLSVRLYVQDPPDDVKTVNQIHPEFYTVIEGRPLRRFDDIKVYMKNIRDHMMTRQQIGYQRDLIERINKNIAEESEKYNKILLKYKNHVKNFQRFLTEDYEKAVFKAELAADVHEKMLKMELEFFDCAAETTIHSNIIFKLEATRNNLKMYRKFLMHVAPLPWRRENDLLGKMHSLQFFEEKYETDEYEISMDVDKTIEMAAKELENPPPNTLYFKDPIQMMDLFEAMEQQSGDYLTMLAQTDSLNRRLQSAIKCLKNDTETELENFKYYIDQLNCEISSKEKLEQFLENKFYRIINGLFYECVAGEETLKLKICIEYVYDQVFGHYDEGHTNLYEPMRLIELKYEEYRMAMDCIDIKSIKKAEKKAFSQDAKNMKNAHNAQKELRLFNRMRETLSKAFQPPAQYMRPTFDKLDKRSTLKKHRNVKRTNEDSSKMTEADREGLRLFTSWCEGLDPEPFLEQYRRCVEPMFTDGNQTPSQTKSKSIDSDDDYCNYRLF